The sequence CACAGGAAAATAAGCGATAGAACCAGTGCACGATTCCATATGTTTTTTAGCTCAAGTTGCGGGAAATATTCCCGAATCGATTCATGTAAAAATATACTGGCATAAGGAATAACAATAAAAAACAGGATTTCTTCGAGTGGCAAAGAAAATAAATAGCTGCCCGATAAATACTCCGGATTAAAGCCCCAAATGCCTCGATTGGTAAAATTCACATCGAAAATGATATACAACAAAGCCACCAACAGAATGGAAGGAAAAACATATTTCCATTGTTTGTAAAACTGCAGTCGTTTATCGAAACTGAGCAGCAAAGGCACTGCGCCGGAAGCCGTAAGTAGTATAAAGTACAATGACATTTATTTCTTTAAAAAACGAAATTGGAAGATTAGTAAACCATAGTTGTCAAAATCGCGAACGTTCTTTCCGCGATGGTGTGCCAGGTGTGCCTCGCGGACTGCCCTGAGGTATTTATTTTTTGTATGGGTTAAAAAAGGAATATTGAGCCGTTGGTGGATCATTACATCGTGAATAGCAAAATAGGTGAGTCCGTACAAACTTATTCCAATGCCCAGTGCAATTAGTGCTGAAATATGAAAGAAGAAACCAACGATGAGCACTACGATTGCCGGAATGGCGTAAACAAGGAAAAAATAGTCGTTCTTTTCAAAACCGGGTTTGTACAACTCGGTTTGCGAAGCGTTTTTTTTGTGGTCGTTTACATGATGATCGCGGTGCCATTTCCACAAAAAACCATGCATTACAAATTTATGGTTCGACCAGGCTACGAACTCCATAAAACAGAAGGCTGCTATAGCGATTATAAAATTCAATTTTTTACTTTTAAATGTTCTTCTACGCGTTCATATATTTTCTTAAACCATACGGTGTAGCGTTCAGGATTGTTTTCAATATCCTCTTTAAGTTCCTCGTAAGTAATATATTTCCAACTTAATACTTCATTTGCATCAGGTTGTGGTTTATCATCACTAAAACCAATAAATACACGGTCAAGCTCGTGTTCGGTAAGTTGGTTATCCAAATCTTCTTTGTAGGTAAAATCAAAAATTTCCTGTAACGAAGCCTGCATTCCCATTTCTTGCATCAAACGGCGGTTGGCAGCATCAAAACTGGTTTCGTTAGGGTATGGATGACTGCAACAGGTGTTGGTCCACAAGCCATTTGAATGATACTTATTTAATGCCCGTTGATGGATAAGCCATTCGCCTTTCGAATTAATGATAAATACAGAGATAGCCCGGTGTAGTATGCCTTTTAAATGAGCCTCCATCTTTTCCATTTCTCCCACCACCTTGTCGTTTTGGTCAACCAGAATTACCTTTTCTATTTTGTTGTTGTTCGTCATACCAATCTGAGATTATAAAGTGTTTTTGCTTTTACCATGATCAGCATTTTTTTATAGTTGGGTATTCGTACGCGGTTTTGCATGATAACCGAAGCCGGAGTTCGCTTTAATTTATTTAGCAGTAAGCGATAATAGTTATAAGCCACCAACACGGCCAGTTTTGATTTCCCGGGCAACTTTTTTATGCCATCGTAAGCGGTTTCAAAATCGGTTTCAATATCTTTAATAATGCGCTTCTTTTCTTCATCGCAAAATTCTTTGCTGCATAATTCCGCGAAATAATTCCGACCCAAAGTTTCGGTGTCTTCACGCAAGTCGCGCAAAAAGTTTACTTTCTGAAAAGCAGAGCCAAGTTTCATGGCAGGAGTCACCAACTCGTTAAATTTTTCCTGATCACCGTCGCAAAATACTTTTAAACACATCAGTCCGACTACGTCTGCTGAGCCATAAATGTACTGGTCAGCCTCCAGTTTTGTTTTGTATTCTTTTTTCTCCAAATCATATCTCATGCTGGTAAGAAAAGCATCAACATGATCGAGTGAAATGTTGTATTTCTTTACCGTGTATTGAAAAGCCTGAAGAACCGGGTTGAGGCTAATGCCGCGTTTCATGGCATCTCTAAAATCTTTGTCGAATTTATTGAGCAGGTATGCTTTGTCGTTGTCATGAAAAGTGTCCACTACTTCATCAGCTAAACGAACAAAACCATAAATACTATATATGGCATCTCTATGCCTTTTTTGTAACAAACTTGTTGCATAAGAAAAAGATGTGCTGTAACTGGCTGTTACAACTTTCGAAATCTTCATTGAACAGGTGTTGTATAATCTCATTTACATTCTGGTTTCATGTTCACTACAAACGTAAGATACTAATAAAATCGCAATGCACTAAAATCTCAACAGTCTGATAATTCAGGTACTTTTATAAAAATAAAGTATATGCGTATTATTTTAACTAAACAACGCAGAAAAATGCTGTTTTGTTTACTTATTGAAGAGTTAAAGTAATGGGGGATAATAAGAAATGAGTATTGTTAGATTCTGACAATACAAGAATCGGGCAGCCATCCCTGGTTGCCGTCGGCCAGTTTTATTTCGGTCCAGCTGTCGAGCTGGTCGGTAATTTCCAGCTTTAATCCTTCGTAAATCAGGAACAGGTCGGTGCCGGTTTCGCTTGGCGAGCTTTTTACTGTAACGCGCGGACAAAAAACGATGGCCGTGTTCCGGTTATTGATTCTGGCTTTTTGTTGTGCTGCATGCGAAACCGCAAAACCTGACAGCAGAATGGCGAAAATGCCCAACCAAAACGATAGACGTTTTACGGCAACTGTTTTGCTAAAGAAAAAGCCACCAAGCAGTAACAGAAACAATACGAACGTGGCAATGCTGATATAAGCCCAGGTATCGGCAGGGTATTTATTAATAATCGAATCTTTCCAACGCAGGAAAAACGGTTTGGGCAATTCCTCGATTTGTGTAACCACATACTGGTTGGCCACCTGAAGGTTGAAAGCGATGTCTTCGTCGTGAGGAGCCAGTACTTTAGCGCGCTCGTAATTTAAAATGGCGTTGTTGATGTCGCCGGTTTTAAAGTAGGCATTTCCCAGGTTGAAATAGACTTTAGCCGATTCTTCTCCGGCAGCCAAAATTTGCTCGTAAGCAGAAACAGCCTGCTGGTATTCTTCGGTGGTGTAGTAAGCGTTTGCTTTCTCCCAAAGTTGCTCATTTGTTTCCTGTGCGATACCAAAAAACGGAGCTATAAGTAGTATGAATATTAGTATCCTTTTCATTGTTCTAGCGTTTAATTTGTTTTTCAAAACGGCTCATTGTGGTTTCAGCCTTCTTATACAAATCATGACGTGCTTCTGATCCTCCAACCGGAGCGTATCTTGCAAATTCGCATTGGTCAACAACTTCCTCAAAGTCTTTAATCACTTCTTCTGCAACATTACGGTCATTGAGTTTAGCCACTGCGTTTTCTCGGTTCAGGTCGGCAACCGGAATTCCCAGTTTGTCGCTTAAGTAACCCCAGAAAGCTTTTAGAATTGCTTCGTGGAATGCTTCGTTGTTGTTTTGTTTCATATAACCGGCAGCTGCTTTCAGTCGTTTTACAGCAACACGGTTGGCCTTTTTATTTCGCACCAGTGCAATGTTGGCGTTTTCGCGGGCTTTTTTGCGGTAAACAAAATACAGTACAACAAACAGCAGCGCACTAATCAGGTAAATCAAATAAAAGATGGTACTTCCGTAGAAGGTGTGTCCTTTTACCTGTAACATTGGTTTGCCTGATTTAATGAAGCGGATATCCTGACCAATCAGCTGCAGATCTTCTTTACGTCGCGAACTGATTACGGTAGTGGATTGCTCTTCAGTTCCTTTTTCAACGTGCAGCGTGTAAGCCTCCGTGGATTTGGTTTCGTATTTTCCTGTAGCTGGGTTGAAATACGCAAACCTGATCGGCGGAATTTCATAGTCGCCCTCAAAACGTGGCTGAAACAGGTATTCAATGGTTTTATTTCCCGAAGCGCCATTATCGTTGGCCTGTACATTGTCGGTTGCACGCGGATCGTACACTTCAAAATCGCTTGGCAGCTCCAGTTCAGGCGAACGCACCAAACGGATATTACCATTACCCGATATTTTCATGGTAAGCGTAACCGCGTCGTTGGTGGTAACATTGGTACTGCTGATTTCCGACGACACATTAAAGTTACCCACACCACCCATAAAATTGGCCGGTTCGGTTGGCAGGTCTTTTACATTCACCGAAACAGGATTGCTGGTAACGCGTGCGCGTACTGTACGGTAATTATCAAAGAAATCATCGAAGAAACTGCGTGCTTTTACCCGCTCACGAATCAACAGTGCCATACTGAATGGCTCGATTGTTAATCGTCCGTTTTGCTGCGGGAAAAGGATGGTCTTTTTCAATATTCCAACTTGGTAAATTTTATCATTGTAAACCTCGCGGGTGAAGTTTATCTGCTGCGGAATATCTATATCCTGAGTGTAAAAACCTTCGTACGTGGGCAGGTTTACTTCATCGAATTGATGAATCGGCACATTCGGGTTTACATACAATTTTACGGTGGCAATAATTTGCTCTCCGCGGTAAACATTGCGTTTGCTTAAATCAACACGAACAAACAGGTTGTCTTTGTCGAGCTCAATATTTTGCGATGCGCCTTGTTGTGGTTGTGTAGCGCCTCCCTGCGACTGGCTGGGTTGTGCCTGTGCTTTTACCACCTGGATAGACAGCTTATTGGATTCAAAAACCTTTCCGTTTACTTCTATCGATCCCGGGCGGATTTCGAAAGTTCCTTCAGCTTTGGCACGTAAAATATAGGTGTAGGAAAATGTTACCTCTGAAGTTGTTTTTCCGTTAATGGTTTGAATACTGGTTGACTGCCCCGTACTCGGCCCCATTAAAATCTGGAAATTATCGCTTAATCCCGGAGGAAGCTGTAAGTTGGTTCCTCTTTCGTTCAATTGAAAGCTCAGCCTGAATTGTTGTCCTATTTCAACGGCGCTTGGTGCCGACATGGTAAAACGGGTTTGTTCGGCCCGGGCTGCAATTGCCGCGCAAAAAAGAAAAATATATATTACCAGTTTTTTCATCATTGTATCAAAGCCTACAAAATTATTGTTTTTGTTCAATTGCTTCTTTTTGTATCCGATTAATCCCTAATAATTAATCGTTCATCATTAATCGTTCATCCTTCATCATTCCAATTACCATTCTTTCTCCGATCGCGTACGTTTGGCTTTGGCAGCTTTCGCTTTTTTCACCTTATCCTGAATGTCGCGTTCGTCGTTTTGCAAGGCCTGCAACAGTTGTTCAGCATCCTGTTTCGAAATTTTATTTTGCTGAGGTTGTTGCTGTTGCTGCTGGTCTTTATTTTGGTCTTTGTTCTGATCCTGTTTGTTTTGATCTTTATTCTGATCCTGCTGATCCTTGTTCTGGTTTTTGTTTTGATCCTGCTTTTCCTTATTCTGATCGTTTCTATCCTGATTTTGATCTTTGTTCTGGTCCTTATTTTGGTCTTTATTCTGATCCTTGTTTTGATCTTTATTTTGCTGCTGTTGCTGCTCTTTTTTCTTTTTCAGCATTTGTGCATAAGCCAGGTTGTATTTTGTCTCCAGATCATCGGGATTTTCACGAAGCGCTTTTTTGTACGATTCGATACTTTCATCCAGTTTCTCCTGCATCAGCTGCGTATTGCCCAGGTTGTGATTAACACGGGCACGCTCTTCCGGCTCTTCCATCTTCTCTGCCAGTTCCGAAAATTTACCTTCAGCATCTTCAAATTTTTGCTGTTTGTACAAAGCGTCGGCCAGGTTGTAATTCCACTTCAAATCGTCAGGGCGTTTTTCCAGAGCTTTGCGGTATTCGGTTTCGGCATTACTGAATTTTATGCTATCGATTTTTGTGGTGTCGCGCACGGCTTCCATAAAAAGTTTGTTCCCGTTGCGTACAAATTTCCGTTCGTTTTGCCCGAAAGCAATCCCGGAAATCGTTAGCAGAATTAGTATGAAATATATTCGTCTCATCTTAAAATCGTTTCAGGTTGCAAGTTACACGTTGCAGGTTCTTCTCAAACTTTAAACCTGCATCCAGTAACCTGTAACGTGTTATCCAAATAGCTTAATTCGCTTCAAATACTTGTTTTTGCGTTCAAGAATTACAAATTCAAGCAACAACAAAAACAATCCTACTGCAAAGAAATACTGGAACTGGTCGTCGTATTCCGAAAAAGTACGCGTTTCCATTTCCTGCTTTTCCATTTTGTTTATTTCGTCGAACAGGGCATTTAATCCCACTTGTGCATTATTGGCACGCACATAAATGCCTCCACCGGTAGCAGCAATTTGCTCCAGCATTTGTTCATTCAATTTTGTTACAACGACATTACCGTCACGGTCTTTCAAATAATCGGTTTGTCCGTTTCGCAGCACCGGAATTGGTGAACCTGACGGCAATCCCATTCCAATGGTGTGTACAATGGCGCCTTCATCCAATGCCGCTTTCGCCGATGCCAGTGCGTCGTCTTCGTGGTTTTCACCGTCGGTAATAATTACGATCGCTTTGTTGGCCTCGCCGTTTGGTGTAAACGATTTTCGTGCCAAATCGATGGCCGCTCCGATTGCCGTTCCCTGTTTCGGAACGATTTGCGTATTCACCGAATTCAAAAACAGTTTTGCTGAATTGTAATCAGTGGTAATTGGCAGCTGTGTGTATGCATCGCCTGCAAAAACTATCAAACCGATCTTGTCGTCTTTTAAACGGTCTACCAGTCGTGAAATTGCCCTTTTTGCCCGTTCCAAACGGTTGGGCTGAATATCTTCGGCCATCATACTGTTCGACACGTCAAGCGCAATCATCAGCTCCACACCTTCGCGTTTTTCGGTCTTTAATTTCGATCCGAACTGCGGACGTGCAATGCCGACAACAAAGAATGCCAGTGCCAGCATCAGAATAATAAACTTAACAACAGGGCGGTTGCCTGAACTGTAGGGCATCAGTTGCCCCAGAATTTCCTGTTGTCCGAATTTCTTTAATGCACGGCGGCGCGAAATTCGCGACCAGGCAAAAAACATTGCCAGCAGCGGAATTATTAACAATCCCCATAAGTATTCGATATTTGCAAACCTAAACATTTCCATCCTTCTATCTTTTTATGGGATACTTCTGAATATCGTTAAACGCATAAATAAACTCACGATCAAAAACAGTGCCCCAAGCAGGGCAAAAGGCATAAATTCTTCCGACTTGCGGCTGAATTCGCGTACTTCAATTTTTGATTTTTCCAATGCGTCAATTTCTTTATAAATCTCTTCCAGTTTGGTGTTACTGGTTGCTCTGAAATAACGTCCGTCGGTAAGCGACGAAATCTCCTGCAAGGTTTCTTCGTCAATCTTCACCGGCATGTCGCGCAACTGAACGCCAAACTGTGTTTGTACAGGGTAGGGCGCTGTTCCGATGCTTCCCACACCAACCGTATAAACACGAATACCAAATGTTTTGGCAATTTCGGCAGCAGTAACCGGAGCAACTTCACCACGGTTGTTTTCGCCGTCGGTCAACAGAATAACCACGCGGCTTATGGCTTCGCTGTCTTTCAGACGGGCCACCGAAGTTGCCAGGCCATTTCCGATAGCTGTACCGTCTTCTATCATACCACTTTCAATATCTTTAAACAGGTTGAGCAATACGGCGCGGTCGGTGGTAAGCGGACATTGTGTAAATGCTTCGCCGGCAAAAACCACGAGTCCCATGCGGTCGTATTCGCGGCCCGAAATAAATTCCATCGCTACATTTTTTGCAGCTTCCAAACGATCTGGGCTGAAATCCTGTGCCAGCATCGAACTCGAAATGTCGAGTGCAATAACAATGTCGATACCTTCCGTTTCGCTTTGTTCCCAGTTTCTCGATGATTGCGGACGAGCCAAAACAACCACAAAAAAACTAATGGCAATTAGCAAGCAAACAAACACCAGGTGGCGCAAGTAATGCCTGATCGTTTTTGGGGCTTTTATTACCGAAGCAGTGGATGAAACCTGGATGCTTGCGGTATTTTTTTTCTGCCTGAAAATATACCACGCCACCATGGGAATCAATACCCACAGGATGTGAAATAGCTCAGGGTTTTTAAATGTCAATCCTTCAAACATCTCTTTCTATTTTATCTCAACTTCTTCAACGTTTTCATCATCATCTCCTTTATCAGCGTCTTTGCTGTCAGCCTTTTTCTGTTCCTCTTTCTTCGTATCGTTCACAAAGAAATAGGCATTTACCAGCGACAGGTTATCGTCGTCGGGCAGCGGCTGATATTTGGCAAATTTTACCAAATCGGCTAACTGTAGCAATTGCGACAGGTTCGAGAAATGTTTCTCGTTAATTAAGCCTTTCTGCACCCTGAAACTTTCAATGGTTTCGTCGGTGGTTTGCTCCATGGCCCGAATACCAAACCGGTCTTCAATATATTCCCGCAGTGTATTGGTAAGCTCGCTGTAATATTGTTTGGTTTTGCCTTTTTGCCACACTTTTTCAGTTTTGATACGATCCAACTCGCGCAATGCGATAATATGCGCCGGCTCTTTTGGTTTTGCCGGACGTGAAAATATAGGCTTGTTGTTTTTCTTCCGCTTAATCGAATATAAAAGGAAGAAAATGATGGCTCCGATAAGAATCACACCTAAAATGTAAGGCGTAACTTCTTTTAAAGTCAACGGTGCACCGTATGGCATTTTAATATCGGTCGGTCCTTTTGTGGTGTCGATCTGCATGGTGTACACATTCAGCGTAACACCGTTGCTGGGGATGGAATCAATAATTCCGTCTACATCGATTTTGAACCAGTAAGGCGGAATACGATAACTTCCACTGTCGAAACTGGTAATGGTGTAGGCCTGAATTTGTTTCATCAGCGTTTCGTCGTCCAACTCAAACGTGTCGACACCCGAACGGCTGATCACTTCAATCAGGCTATTGATCGTATCCGGAACCGCCGGAAATTGTACGTTTACATCTTTCGGGTGATCTACTTCCAGAAAAAGTTTTACCTGGTCGCCGATCAGAATATTTGCAGAATCAAGGCTGGCAGTGGCTTTTATGCGCTGTGCCTGCGTTGTTCCTGCAATCAGAATTGCCGTAAACAGAATTAATATTTTTAGTTTCAATTGCATGCTACTCTATTTTAATGCCCGTCTTTTAAACAGGGTCATTAACGATTTTACATAGTCTTCGTTGGTGTTTATCGATACATAATCAACACCGCTTTTTTTGAACATCACATCCAGCCGGCCCATGTGTTTTATCCACCAGTCGGCATAAAGTTTACGCGTTTTTCGCGAGCTGCTGTCCACCCAAACGTAGTTGCCTTTTTCGGCGTCTTTCAGCTTTATCATTCCTATTGATGGTAGTTCTGTTTCGCGCTTGTCGTAAATGTTCAGCGCCACCATATCGTGCTTGTTGTTGGCAATGGAAAGTGCCATCTCAAGGTCTTTGTTATCGTCCATAAAATCGGAAATGATAAAGGCCGTGCAGCGCTTTTTTATGGCGTTGGTCATGTAACGAACAGCCTCGGTAATGTCGGTGCCATTACTTTCCGGGTGAAAGTCGATCAGTTCGCGGATGATACGCAAAATGTGGCTTTTCCCTTTTTTCGGCGGAATAAATTTCTCGATCTTATCTGAAAAGAAAATCACACCAATTTTGTCGTTGTTTTGAATGGCTGAAAACGAAAGCACAGCAGACAGTTCTGTGATCACATTTTTCTTCAGCTTTTCAAACGAACCAAAATCGCGCGAGCCACTCACATCGATAAGCAGCATTACCGTAAGTTCGCGTTCCTCTTCAAATATTTTTACGTAAGGATGACTGTAGCGGGCGGTAACATTCCAGTCGATGTTACGGATATCGTCGCCAAACTGGTATTCGCGTACCTCGGAGAATGCCATACCGCGGCCTTTAAAAGCACTGTGGTATTCGCCGGCAAAAATGTTCCGCGACAAACCACGTGTTTTAATCTCAATCTTCCGTACTTTTTTTAATAAATCAGTTGTCTCCATGAAATTTGTTTCATGTTCCACGTTTCATGTTGCAGGTTAAGCTATCTCGAACTTGAAACTTGCAACTGTTAACTTGTAACCTTTTAAGGTACTTCTACCTGGTTCAGAATATCAGTAATAATTTCTTCCTGGGTAATGTTGTTGGCCTCCGCTTCGTAGCTTAGTCCAATACGGTGGCGCAATACATCGGCACAAACTGCACGCACATCTTCAGGAATTACATAACCACGACGTTTGATGAATGCAAAAGCCTTGGCAGCCTGCGCCAAACTGATTCCTGCCCTTGGTGATGCTCCGTAAGCGATCATATCTGCATATTTCTCCAACTTATATTCTTTAGGTTCGCGTGTGGCAAAAACAATGTCAACAATGTATTTCTGAATTTTTTCATCCATGTAAACATCTTTCACCACGTTGCGGGCTTTAATAATGTCTTCCGGTTTCAGAATGGTTGTTGTTTCAGGGAACTGTGCCAGCAGGTTTTGATTGATGATCTGACGCTCTTCCTCTTTTTTCGGATAGTTGATCACCACTTTCAGCATGAAACGATCGACCTGCGCTTCAGGCAGCGGGTAAGTACCTTCCTGTTCAATCGGGTTTTGCGTTGCCATAACCAAGAATGGCTCGTCCAGTTTAAACGTTTCGTCGCCAATGGTGATTTGACGTTCCTGCATGGCTTCGAGCAGTGCCGATTGTACTTTTGCCGGCGCACGGTTGATCTCATCTGCCAATACAAAGTTGGCGAAGATTGGCCCTTTTTTTATGCTGAACTCTTCTTTCTTCTGGCTGTAGATCATAGTTCCCAGAACGTCGGCAGGCAGAAGGTCCGGTGTAAACTGAATACGTGAAAATTTAGCACTGATTGTTTGCGACAAGGATTTAATGGCAAGCGTTTTTGCCAGCCCAGGAACACCTTCCAGCAAAATGTGACCGTTAGAAAGTAAACCAATCAGCAAACTTTCAACCAGGTGTTTTTGTCCAACAATCACCTTGTTCATTTCCATGGAGATCATATCCACAAACGAACTCTCTCTCTGAATTCTCTCGTTTAATTCTTTGATATCAACTGTCTGATTCATCTGTATCGTTATTTCTTTAAATTTTTAACAATGTTCCTTTAATTCAATTTCTCTGGTTTAGTAAATTCGGTCGGAAGACAGAAGACGGAAAAGGTTTTCAGCATCCGAATATTCGAATCTACATTGTTAAATCAGAATACTATTTCTAAAAAACTAATCGTCTAATTTTTCGAAAGCACGAAATTAAACGATTGCAAATATAAAAAGCCTTTAATTGTGTTAAAAAATTTTAAGTGGTTAAATAACTGTTTAGTGCCCGGGCAAAACGCTTCGATTATTCATCATTAATATAGAAAAGCATTAGTTTTGTAACGTATTTGACGGTCTGGACGCTTGTCATAAAGAATACATTTTAAAGATAAATAATTGTAATGTTAAGCAATAGTTTGACGTGGAAAAGTGCAGTGCTTGTATATTGTGTTCTTATTTAGTAAATTATATATCGTTTTAAAGGCTTAGCTGTTATTGTATTATGGTAGAATCAAGAGTGAAATATGAATATAAAAACCGCGTTGTATTTAAATATTATTTTGGTTTAATCACTGTTGAAGACGTTGCTGAAACGTGGCTTACGGCAATCAAAAAAAAGTTATTTCCGGATGATGCCGTCGGTTTTATTCTTGATTATCGTAATGCACAGTTTGATATTGAACCCGGCAGACATATTGAAATTCCTGAATTTTTCCATCAGCACCCCGATGTATTTTATGGTAAAAAAATTGCAATTGTAACCGTGCGTCCAAAAGATGTGGTTTACCCTATGTTAATTCAGGTTCGGGACAAAGGATACAAATCGATGCCTTTTAGTACCATGGAAGCTGCCATTGATTGGGTAAAAGCCTAACGAGTATATTTTATTTTAAAAACGCCACCCGGCAAAAGCTGAGTGGCGTGAAACAAAAAACAAGTCATTAAGCAATTTTTATTTGTCTTTCGGGTTGTGGCTTTACTTCGTCGCGCTTAGGCAGAACGATGTGTAAGATTCCGTTATCGTACTTTGCCGAAATTTTTTCACCAACAACCGCATTCTCTGCTACCGTAAATGATCGTTGAAACGATTGATAACTGAACTCACG comes from uncultured Draconibacterium sp. and encodes:
- a CDS encoding lycopene cyclase domain-containing protein, whose amino-acid sequence is MSLYFILLTASGAVPLLLSFDKRLQFYKQWKYVFPSILLVALLYIIFDVNFTNRGIWGFNPEYLSGSYLFSLPLEEILFFIVIPYASIFLHESIREYFPQLELKNIWNRALVLSLIFLCVLLVIFNTDKTYTFYIAAKLAIALLLPLLLKSRITHSFFITFGVILIPFLIVNGILTGSYIDGEVVWYNNSENLGLRVFTIPIEDFAYAFSMILYNLLLIEQIKKHVEK
- the idi gene encoding isopentenyl-diphosphate Delta-isomerase, with protein sequence MTNNNKIEKVILVDQNDKVVGEMEKMEAHLKGILHRAISVFIINSKGEWLIHQRALNKYHSNGLWTNTCCSHPYPNETSFDAANRRLMQEMGMQASLQEIFDFTYKEDLDNQLTEHELDRVFIGFSDDKPQPDANEVLSWKYITYEELKEDIENNPERYTVWFKKIYERVEEHLKVKN
- a CDS encoding phytoene/squalene synthase family protein; the encoded protein is MKISKVVTASYSTSFSYATSLLQKRHRDAIYSIYGFVRLADEVVDTFHDNDKAYLLNKFDKDFRDAMKRGISLNPVLQAFQYTVKKYNISLDHVDAFLTSMRYDLEKKEYKTKLEADQYIYGSADVVGLMCLKVFCDGDQEKFNELVTPAMKLGSAFQKVNFLRDLREDTETLGRNYFAELCSKEFCDEEKKRIIKDIETDFETAYDGIKKLPGKSKLAVLVAYNYYRLLLNKLKRTPASVIMQNRVRIPNYKKMLIMVKAKTLYNLRLV
- a CDS encoding tetratricopeptide repeat protein → MKRILIFILLIAPFFGIAQETNEQLWEKANAYYTTEEYQQAVSAYEQILAAGEESAKVYFNLGNAYFKTGDINNAILNYERAKVLAPHDEDIAFNLQVANQYVVTQIEELPKPFFLRWKDSIINKYPADTWAYISIATFVLFLLLLGGFFFSKTVAVKRLSFWLGIFAILLSGFAVSHAAQQKARINNRNTAIVFCPRVTVKSSPSETGTDLFLIYEGLKLEITDQLDSWTEIKLADGNQGWLPDSCIVRI
- a CDS encoding BatD family protein — encoded protein: MNKNNNFVGFDTMMKKLVIYIFLFCAAIAARAEQTRFTMSAPSAVEIGQQFRLSFQLNERGTNLQLPPGLSDNFQILMGPSTGQSTSIQTINGKTTSEVTFSYTYILRAKAEGTFEIRPGSIEVNGKVFESNKLSIQVVKAQAQPSQSQGGATQPQQGASQNIELDKDNLFVRVDLSKRNVYRGEQIIATVKLYVNPNVPIHQFDEVNLPTYEGFYTQDIDIPQQINFTREVYNDKIYQVGILKKTILFPQQNGRLTIEPFSMALLIRERVKARSFFDDFFDNYRTVRARVTSNPVSVNVKDLPTEPANFMGGVGNFNVSSEISSTNVTTNDAVTLTMKISGNGNIRLVRSPELELPSDFEVYDPRATDNVQANDNGASGNKTIEYLFQPRFEGDYEIPPIRFAYFNPATGKYETKSTEAYTLHVEKGTEEQSTTVISSRRKEDLQLIGQDIRFIKSGKPMLQVKGHTFYGSTIFYLIYLISALLFVVLYFVYRKKARENANIALVRNKKANRVAVKRLKAAAGYMKQNNNEAFHEAILKAFWGYLSDKLGIPVADLNRENAVAKLNDRNVAEEVIKDFEEVVDQCEFARYAPVGGSEARHDLYKKAETTMSRFEKQIKR
- a CDS encoding tetratricopeptide repeat protein, coding for MRRIYFILILLTISGIAFGQNERKFVRNGNKLFMEAVRDTTKIDSIKFSNAETEYRKALEKRPDDLKWNYNLADALYKQQKFEDAEGKFSELAEKMEEPEERARVNHNLGNTQLMQEKLDESIESYKKALRENPDDLETKYNLAYAQMLKKKKEQQQQQNKDQNKDQNKDQNKDQNKDQNQDRNDQNKEKQDQNKNQNKDQQDQNKDQNKQDQNKDQNKDQQQQQQPQQNKISKQDAEQLLQALQNDERDIQDKVKKAKAAKAKRTRSEKEW
- a CDS encoding VWA domain-containing protein; this encodes MEMFRFANIEYLWGLLIIPLLAMFFAWSRISRRRALKKFGQQEILGQLMPYSSGNRPVVKFIILMLALAFFVVGIARPQFGSKLKTEKREGVELMIALDVSNSMMAEDIQPNRLERAKRAISRLVDRLKDDKIGLIVFAGDAYTQLPITTDYNSAKLFLNSVNTQIVPKQGTAIGAAIDLARKSFTPNGEANKAIVIITDGENHEDDALASAKAALDEGAIVHTIGMGLPSGSPIPVLRNGQTDYLKDRDGNVVVTKLNEQMLEQIAATGGGIYVRANNAQVGLNALFDEINKMEKQEMETRTFSEYDDQFQYFFAVGLFLLLLEFVILERKNKYLKRIKLFG
- a CDS encoding VWA domain-containing protein, with protein sequence MFEGLTFKNPELFHILWVLIPMVAWYIFRQKKNTASIQVSSTASVIKAPKTIRHYLRHLVFVCLLIAISFFVVVLARPQSSRNWEQSETEGIDIVIALDISSSMLAQDFSPDRLEAAKNVAMEFISGREYDRMGLVVFAGEAFTQCPLTTDRAVLLNLFKDIESGMIEDGTAIGNGLATSVARLKDSEAISRVVILLTDGENNRGEVAPVTAAEIAKTFGIRVYTVGVGSIGTAPYPVQTQFGVQLRDMPVKIDEETLQEISSLTDGRYFRATSNTKLEEIYKEIDALEKSKIEVREFSRKSEEFMPFALLGALFLIVSLFMRLTIFRSIP
- a CDS encoding DUF58 domain-containing protein, which gives rise to METTDLLKKVRKIEIKTRGLSRNIFAGEYHSAFKGRGMAFSEVREYQFGDDIRNIDWNVTARYSHPYVKIFEEERELTVMLLIDVSGSRDFGSFEKLKKNVITELSAVLSFSAIQNNDKIGVIFFSDKIEKFIPPKKGKSHILRIIRELIDFHPESNGTDITEAVRYMTNAIKKRCTAFIISDFMDDNKDLEMALSIANNKHDMVALNIYDKRETELPSIGMIKLKDAEKGNYVWVDSSSRKTRKLYADWWIKHMGRLDVMFKKSGVDYVSINTNEDYVKSLMTLFKRRALK
- a CDS encoding MoxR family ATPase, coding for MNQTVDIKELNERIQRESSFVDMISMEMNKVIVGQKHLVESLLIGLLSNGHILLEGVPGLAKTLAIKSLSQTISAKFSRIQFTPDLLPADVLGTMIYSQKKEEFSIKKGPIFANFVLADEINRAPAKVQSALLEAMQERQITIGDETFKLDEPFLVMATQNPIEQEGTYPLPEAQVDRFMLKVVINYPKKEEERQIINQNLLAQFPETTTILKPEDIIKARNVVKDVYMDEKIQKYIVDIVFATREPKEYKLEKYADMIAYGASPRAGISLAQAAKAFAFIKRRGYVIPEDVRAVCADVLRHRIGLSYEAEANNITQEEIITDILNQVEVP